A stretch of the Thermus thermophilus genome encodes the following:
- a CDS encoding ABC transporter ATP-binding protein, producing the protein MPLTAHAVSVRFGGLLVLNGVSLQVERGQRVGLIGPNGAGKSTLFGVLSGHIRPQKGQIYLEGSPLGSLPPEVRAHLGLARTFQIPRPFLGLTVYENVLAFARFGKRSPDPEREAEKALAAVGLENFAERPVEALNLAQLKRLELARALALKPHYLLVDEVFAGLNPREKDDLANRVSELVREEGFGLLLVEHDLKTVFKLSDWVFVLAFGEIIAQGPPEVVARDERVIAAYTGGGV; encoded by the coding sequence ATGCCCCTTACCGCCCACGCAGTTAGTGTCCGGTTTGGTGGACTCTTGGTCCTAAATGGAGTAAGCCTCCAAGTAGAAAGGGGCCAGCGGGTAGGCCTCATCGGGCCTAACGGGGCAGGAAAGAGCACCCTCTTCGGCGTCTTAAGCGGCCATATCCGGCCTCAGAAAGGACAAATCTACCTGGAAGGGTCTCCCTTGGGCTCCCTTCCTCCGGAAGTCCGAGCCCATCTAGGTCTGGCCCGAACTTTCCAGATTCCGAGGCCCTTTTTAGGGCTTACGGTGTACGAGAACGTTTTGGCTTTCGCCCGGTTTGGAAAACGAAGCCCGGACCCTGAGAGAGAAGCTGAAAAAGCGCTGGCAGCCGTAGGCCTAGAAAACTTTGCCGAAAGGCCAGTAGAAGCCCTAAACCTTGCTCAGCTCAAGCGGTTGGAGCTGGCTCGCGCCTTGGCCCTAAAGCCCCATTACCTCCTAGTGGACGAGGTTTTTGCCGGGCTGAACCCGAGGGAGAAAGACGATTTGGCTAACCGCGTTTCCGAGTTGGTTAGAGAAGAAGGATTCGGTCTCCTCTTAGTTGAGCATGATCTCAAGACAGTCTTTAAACTCTCGGATTGGGTTTTTGTTCTAGCCTTTGGGGAGATCATAGCTCAAGGTCCTCCCGAGGTAGTAGCCCGGGATGAACGAGTGATCGCTGCTTACACCGGGGGTGGGGTGTGA
- a CDS encoding branched-chain amino acid ABC transporter permease, translating into MREKVILQALFLILFFLPLGLDDYLIHLFTSSFVLALLALGWNILGGYAHQVSFGHAAFFGLGAYGAAILAHRGLDPWLALALGGVVSILGGALALPTLRLHGAYFALAMLAYAEVLRVVATVWEGVTGGAQGLLNLPSLHLPGVDFGSKIPNYFVALALLALGAFLAYRIRYGALGLGMATLSDEEAARSGGIPVFRLKVLALALSAFLAGLAGAFQALYVGFLEPPYAFNTEWSVFPLVASTIGGRGTVLGPILGTLGLYLGAELWIKPLLERGYHILTGVLVVLAVIALRKGFLGFLEDRYAPYRPRS; encoded by the coding sequence ATGAGAGAGAAGGTAATCTTGCAGGCCCTTTTCCTGATCCTCTTTTTCCTACCTCTAGGGCTCGACGATTACCTAATCCACCTTTTTACCTCCTCCTTTGTCTTGGCCCTCTTGGCTTTGGGCTGGAACATCCTCGGTGGATACGCCCACCAGGTTTCCTTTGGCCATGCTGCTTTCTTTGGCTTAGGAGCATATGGTGCCGCTATCCTTGCTCATCGGGGCCTTGATCCTTGGTTGGCCCTAGCCTTGGGTGGAGTTGTATCCATTTTGGGCGGCGCACTGGCCCTACCTACCCTGAGGCTACACGGAGCCTACTTTGCCCTGGCCATGTTGGCCTACGCCGAGGTGTTGCGCGTTGTAGCTACGGTGTGGGAAGGTGTTACAGGTGGAGCGCAAGGGCTCCTCAATCTCCCTTCTCTTCACCTTCCCGGCGTGGATTTTGGGAGCAAGATCCCCAACTACTTCGTTGCGTTAGCCCTTTTGGCTTTGGGAGCCTTCTTAGCCTACCGGATCCGCTATGGTGCCCTTGGGCTTGGGATGGCCACCCTAAGTGATGAAGAAGCTGCCAGAAGCGGGGGGATTCCTGTTTTTCGGCTTAAGGTGCTGGCCCTCGCACTAAGTGCTTTCCTCGCGGGGCTAGCCGGGGCCTTCCAAGCTCTTTATGTAGGCTTCCTCGAGCCCCCCTATGCCTTTAACACCGAGTGGTCCGTCTTTCCCCTCGTAGCGTCCACTATTGGCGGCCGAGGTACCGTCCTAGGGCCAATTCTGGGAACACTGGGCCTATATTTGGGAGCCGAGCTATGGATCAAACCTCTTCTTGAGCGAGGGTACCACATCCTAACCGGGGTTCTGGTTGTGCTGGCGGTTATTGCCCTACGCAAGGGATTTCTAGGCTTCTTGGAGGACCGCTATGCCCCTTACCGCCCACGCAGTTAG
- a CDS encoding PaaI family thioesterase produces the protein MSPFARWFQAEVLRREEGEAELRLRVREEFLQGQGLVHGGILAALLDSALGQAVESLGAKVVTAELSVSYLRPVREGVLLARGWVVHPGRRLLHAAGEVILEGKRVAFAKGVFYRVG, from the coding sequence ATGAGCCCCTTTGCCCGCTGGTTCCAGGCGGAGGTCCTGAGGAGGGAAGAGGGCGAGGCAGAGCTTCGCCTTAGGGTGCGGGAGGAGTTCTTGCAGGGCCAGGGCCTGGTCCACGGGGGGATCTTGGCGGCCCTTCTGGACAGCGCCTTAGGCCAGGCGGTGGAAAGCCTGGGGGCGAAGGTGGTCACCGCCGAGCTTTCCGTGAGCTACCTCAGGCCCGTGAGGGAAGGGGTGCTCCTGGCCCGGGGGTGGGTGGTCCACCCCGGGCGTCGCCTCCTCCACGCCGCCGGGGAGGTCATTTTGGAGGGAAAGCGGGTGGCCTTCGCCAAAGGGGTCTTCTACCGGGTGGGCTAA
- a CDS encoding MaoC/PaaZ C-terminal domain-containing protein, with the protein MPMYFEDFEVGQRFTTPARTVTEADVVNFAGVSGDYNPIHTDAEFAKETPFGQRIAHGLLVLAMLTGLRQRTGHFEGTVIAWLEIRNYKFLKPVLIGDTVRGESEILEKRETSKPDRGILVQRVRVYNQRGEVVQEGEFVTMVRRKPA; encoded by the coding sequence ATGCCCATGTACTTTGAGGACTTTGAAGTCGGCCAGCGCTTCACCACCCCGGCCCGCACGGTGACCGAGGCGGACGTGGTGAACTTCGCCGGGGTCTCGGGGGACTACAACCCCATCCACACCGACGCCGAGTTCGCCAAGGAAACCCCCTTCGGTCAGCGCATCGCCCACGGGCTTCTGGTCCTTGCCATGCTCACGGGGCTCAGGCAGCGCACCGGCCACTTTGAGGGCACGGTGATCGCCTGGCTGGAGATCCGGAACTACAAGTTCCTCAAGCCCGTCCTCATCGGGGACACGGTGCGGGGGGAGAGCGAGATCCTGGAGAAGCGGGAGACCTCCAAGCCCGACCGGGGGATCCTGGTGCAGCGGGTGAGGGTCTACAACCAAAGGGGCGAGGTGGTGCAGGAGGGGGAGTTCGTGACCATGGTGCGGAGGAAGCCTGCTTGA
- a CDS encoding ABC transporter ATP-binding protein, translated as MKVLEVAGFQAGYGPFQVLFGVDLEVRAGEMVALLGPNGAGKTTFFKALLGFTWRRGQVLFQGRPIHALPSFQIARLGVILVPEGRGIFPDMTVWENLLLGAYRLGGSFGFHKARLKEIFALFPVLEERLGQRAGSLSGGEQQMLSIARALMSEPRLLLVDEPTLGLAPRLAREVLEILAQLKSRVPILLAEQNLTLSLSLADRAYVLEGGRVILEGEAQALLDDPKVRQSYLGVL; from the coding sequence GTGAAAGTTCTCGAAGTAGCAGGTTTCCAAGCAGGCTATGGCCCTTTTCAAGTTCTGTTCGGCGTGGATCTTGAGGTGAGGGCTGGGGAAATGGTGGCCCTCCTCGGCCCTAATGGGGCAGGCAAGACCACCTTTTTTAAGGCTCTCCTCGGTTTTACCTGGCGGAGGGGCCAGGTTCTCTTTCAGGGCCGACCCATCCACGCCCTCCCTTCTTTCCAAATAGCTCGCCTCGGCGTGATTCTTGTTCCAGAGGGCAGGGGCATATTCCCCGACATGACTGTTTGGGAAAACCTCCTTCTCGGAGCCTATCGTCTCGGAGGCTCCTTTGGCTTTCACAAGGCTCGCCTCAAGGAGATCTTCGCACTGTTTCCGGTCTTAGAAGAGCGATTAGGACAAAGAGCTGGAAGCCTTTCAGGCGGAGAACAGCAAATGCTCTCCATCGCCAGGGCCCTCATGTCTGAGCCGCGCCTCCTTCTTGTAGACGAACCTACTCTAGGGCTTGCTCCCCGGCTGGCTAGGGAAGTTCTGGAGATTTTAGCACAGCTCAAAAGTCGGGTGCCCATTCTCCTGGCAGAGCAGAACCTGACCCTAAGCCTAAGCCTTGCTGACCGGGCTTACGTCCTCGAGGGCGGCAGGGTCATCCTAGAAGGAGAAGCCCAGGCCCTCCTGGATGATCCAAAGGTGCGGCAAAGCTACTTGGGGGTGCTATAA